Proteins co-encoded in one Malus sylvestris chromosome 7, drMalSylv7.2, whole genome shotgun sequence genomic window:
- the LOC126629286 gene encoding uncharacterized protein LOC126629286 isoform X4 codes for MATVTATCSPSSLQLRLAFNCGNCGKASSVLVRRRLGKLDRRARVLCVAQGNERSGAELEPRRNGGSWVWSNSNADGFKGWSGSDNGEESLDSQRKKWIGGTVGAGVAGVVLVAGLTFAALSLGKRKNSSPKQQMEQLTTQQERSLTYDDENHGSAEDVDDQSNVKNDASSSPEGRTALQVPPGKVLVPAVVDQVQGQAFAALQVLKVIEADVQPGDLCTRREYARWLVSASSALSRNSISKVYPSMYIENVTELAFDDITPEDPDFPSIQGLAEAGLISSKLSRKDMRSSMDEDESPFYFSPESPLSRQDLVSWKMALEKRYLPKADKEVLYRISGFIDADKIHPDACPALVADLSGEQGIIALAFGYTRLFQPDKPVTKAQAAIALATGEYSDSVSEELARIEAESIAENAVDAHNALVAEVEKDVNANFEKDLSLEREKIDAVEKMAEEARRELERLRSKREEDNIALMKEHAAVESEMEVLSKLRHEVEEQLQSLMSNKVEISYEKERISKLRIEAETESQEIARLQYDLEVERKALSMARAWAEDEAKRAREHAKVLEEARDRWERQGIKVVVDNDLREDALGEVTWLDASKQFSVEGTVNRGENLMDKLKALATNIKGKSRDIIDQIIQKIALLISNLRAWILKAGKGAAELKDAALSKASRSAQELQQSTLEFSLAVKEGAKRVAEDCREGVGKLTQKFKA; via the exons ATGGCGACAGTCACTGCAACATGCTCTCCCAGCTCCCTCCAGCTTCGCTTAGCTTTCAATTGCGGCAATTGCGGTAAAGCCTCCTCCGTTCTCGTACGTAGGCGATTGGGGAAGCTGGATCGTCGGGCTCGAGTGCTCTGCGTTGCTCAGGGCAATGAGAGGTCCGGGGCTGAATTGGAGCCCCGTCGCAATGGGGGTTCGTGGGTCTGGTCGAATTCAAATGCTGACGGGTTTAAAGGGTGGTCCGGTTCAGATAATGGGGAAGAGTCATTGGACTCACAGAGGAAGAAATGGATTGGAG GAACTGTGGGAGCTGGAGTTGCCGGAGTCGTTCTTGTTGCGGGGCTTACTTTCGCAGCATTGTCTTTGGGAAAGCGAAAGAATTCGA GCCCAAAACAACAGATGGAGCAGTTAACAACGCAGCAGGAGCGATCATTGACATATGATGATGAAAATCATGGAAGTGCAGAAGATGTAGATGATCAAAGcaatgtgaagaatgatgctAGTAGTAGTCCGGAAGGAAGGACAG CTCTACAGGTGCCACCTGGGAAGGTTTTGGTTCCTGCCGTTGTTGATCAGGTTCAGGGGCAGGCATTCGCAGCGCTGCAAGTGTTAAAG GTCATAGAGGCTGATGTTCAACCTGGTGATTTGTGTACACGACGTGAATATGCTCGTTGGTTGGTTTCTGCAAGTAGTGCTCTTTCAAG GAACTCAATCTCTAAAGTATATCCTTCtatgtatattgagaatgttACCGAGCTTGCATTTGATGATATTACACCTGAAGACCCtgattttccatccattcaag GTTTGGCTGAAGCTGGACTTATTTCTAGCAAGCTGTCAAGAAAGGATATGCGTTCTTCCATGGATGAAGATGAAAGTCCATTCTACTTCTCTCCTGAAAG CCCTCTATCACGGCAGGATCTTGTAAGTTGGAAGATGGCCCTAGAGAAAAGATATCTCCCAAAAGCTGACAAGGAG GTCCTCTACCGAATTTCTGGTTTTATAGACGCTGATAAGATACATCCAGATGCATGTCCTGCACTTGTTGCTGACCTATCTGGAGAACAGGGTATTATTGCTCTTGCATTTG gtTACACCAGACTCTTCCAGCCGGATAAGCCAGTAACAAAAGCCCAGGCTGCTATTGCCCTTGCAACCGGAGAGTATTCTGACTCAGTGAGTGAGGAGCTTGCACGTATTGAAGCAGAATCTATAGCAGAAAATGCTGTGGATGCACATAATGCTTTAGTAGCTGAAGTTGAAAAGGATGTGAATGCAAATTTTGAGAAGGATCTTTCCTTGGAGAGGGAAAAAATTGATGCCGTGGAGAAAATGGCTGAAGAAGCAAGACGGGAATTGGAAAGGTTAAGGTCTAAGAGAGAGGAAGATAATATTGCCTTGATGAAGGAGCATGCAGCCGTTGAATCGGAAATGGAAGTTCTGTCCAAGTTAAGGCATGAGGTGGAGGAACAATTGCAGAGCCTAATGAGTAACAAAGTGGAGATATCCtatgaaaaagaaagaattagCAAACTTAGGATTGAAGCGGAAACCGAAAGCCAGGAGATTGCACGCCTACAGTATGATCTAGAGGTTGAACGGAAAGCCTTATCCATGGCCAG GGCTTGGGCAGAAGATGAGGCAAAAAGAGCAAGAGAACATGCTAAAGTACTTGAGGAGGCTAGAGATCGCTGGGAGAGGCAGGGAATCAAGGTAGTTGTTGACAACGACCTCCGAGAAGATGCCTTGGGTGAGGTTACATGGCTCGATGCTAGCAAGCAGTTCTCGGTTGAAGGAACTGTCAACAGAGGGGAGAATTTAATGGACAAGCTGAAGGCACTAGCAACAAATATAAAAGGAAAATCCCGAGATATAATTGATCAGATCATCCAAAAGATAGCCTTGCTCATATCCAATTTGAGGGCGTGGATCCTCAAGGCAGGAAAAGGGGCTGCAGAACTAAAAGACGCCGCCCTTTCAAAGGCCAGTAGATCTGCCCAAGAGCTGCAGCAAAGCACCTTGGAGTTTAGCTTGGCCGTCAAAGAAGGTGCCAAGCGTGTCGCAGAAGATTGTAGGGAAGGAGTGGGGAAACTCACTCAGAAGTTTAAGGCATGA
- the LOC126629286 gene encoding uncharacterized protein LOC126629286 isoform X3 → MATVTATCSPSSLQLRLAFNCGNCGKASSVLVRRRLGKLDRRARVLCVAQGNERSGAELEPRRNGGSWVWSNSNADGFKGWSGSDNGEESLDSQRKKWIGGTVGAGVAGVVLVAGLTFAALSLGKRKNSSPKQQMEQLTTQQERSLTYDDENHGSAEDVDDQSNVKNDASSSPEGRTDFKNTAGGTEANAINNASDKGDSPLESTSDDKSVEPETFTRKFDLSESDNGNDSFVASEIEGFDSSLAVGIGDLASELKGNLVSVEPTNLQASDSNLSTEPQDGIPGRSENHISTFESSSLSAIAHEHNVPVAVYVSLTSQSNTILEPQVSSEDNIGTVPLSSTQENLEMSKTLQVLAEGISSSLEKNTIIESELSRNKSQLPNAGNSFSSAGNGIPAPTVVSAALQVPPGKVLVPAVVDQVQGQAFAALQVLKVIEADVQPGDLCTRREYARWLVSASSALSRNSISKVYPSMYIENVTELAFDDITPEDPDFPSIQGLAEAGLISSKLSRKDMRSSMDEDESPFYFSPESPLSRQDLVSWKMALEKRYLPKADKEVLYRISGFIDADKIHPDACPALVADLSGEQGIIALAFGYTRLFQPDKPVTKAQAAIALATGEYSDSVSEELARIEAESIAENAVDAHNALVAEVEKDVNANFEKDLSLEREKIDAVEKMAEEARRELERLRSKREEDNIALMKEHAAVESEMEVLSKLRHEVEEQLQSLMSNKVEISYEKERISKLRIEAETESQEIARLQYDLEVERKALSMARAWAEDEAKRAREHAKVLEEARDRWERQGIKVVVDNDLREDALGEVTWLDASKQFSVEGTVNRGENLMDKLKALATNIKGKSRDIIDQIIQKIALLISNLRAWILKAGKGAAELKDAALSKASRSAQELQQSTLEFSLAVKEGAKRVAEDCREGVGKLTQKFKA, encoded by the exons ATGGCGACAGTCACTGCAACATGCTCTCCCAGCTCCCTCCAGCTTCGCTTAGCTTTCAATTGCGGCAATTGCGGTAAAGCCTCCTCCGTTCTCGTACGTAGGCGATTGGGGAAGCTGGATCGTCGGGCTCGAGTGCTCTGCGTTGCTCAGGGCAATGAGAGGTCCGGGGCTGAATTGGAGCCCCGTCGCAATGGGGGTTCGTGGGTCTGGTCGAATTCAAATGCTGACGGGTTTAAAGGGTGGTCCGGTTCAGATAATGGGGAAGAGTCATTGGACTCACAGAGGAAGAAATGGATTGGAG GAACTGTGGGAGCTGGAGTTGCCGGAGTCGTTCTTGTTGCGGGGCTTACTTTCGCAGCATTGTCTTTGGGAAAGCGAAAGAATTCGA GCCCAAAACAACAGATGGAGCAGTTAACAACGCAGCAGGAGCGATCATTGACATATGATGATGAAAATCATGGAAGTGCAGAAGATGTAGATGATCAAAGcaatgtgaagaatgatgctAGTAGTAGTCCGGAAGGAAGGACAG ATTTTAAAAACACAGCCGGAGGTACTGAAGCCAATGCCATCAATAATGCTTCTGATAAAGGAGATTCACCACTTGAATCAACTTCCGATGACAAATCAGTTGAACCTGAAACATTCACAAGGAAATTTGATCTGTCTGAATCTGATAATGGCAATGATTCATTTGTTGCCTCTGAGATTGAGGGTTTTGACAGCAGCCTTGCTGTAGGTATAGGAGATTTGGCTTCTGAACTTAAAGGGAACCTAGTGAGTGTCGAACCAACTAACTTGCAAGCCTCTGATTCAAACCTTAGCACTGAACCCCAGGATGGAATACCCGGGAGAAGTGAAAATCATATTTCCACTTTTGAGTCTTCTTCTTTAAGTGCCATTGCACATGAACACAATGTACCTGTAGCTGTGTATGTTTCACTTACTTCACAGTCAAACACAATTTTAGAACCTCAGGTATCATCTGAAGATAACATAGGGACTGTACCCTTATCTTCAACCCAAGAAAACCTTGAAATGAGCAAAACACTGCAGGTTTTAGCTGAGGGAATTAGTTCATCCCTGGAAAAGAATACCATAATTGAAAGTGAGTTGTCTAGAAACAAGTCACAATTACCAAATGCTGGGAATTCCTTCTCTTCTGCTGGCAATGGCATACCTGCTCCAACTGTGGTTTCTGCAGCTCTACAGGTGCCACCTGGGAAGGTTTTGGTTCCTGCCGTTGTTGATCAGGTTCAGGGGCAGGCATTCGCAGCGCTGCAAGTGTTAAAG GTCATAGAGGCTGATGTTCAACCTGGTGATTTGTGTACACGACGTGAATATGCTCGTTGGTTGGTTTCTGCAAGTAGTGCTCTTTCAAG GAACTCAATCTCTAAAGTATATCCTTCtatgtatattgagaatgttACCGAGCTTGCATTTGATGATATTACACCTGAAGACCCtgattttccatccattcaag GTTTGGCTGAAGCTGGACTTATTTCTAGCAAGCTGTCAAGAAAGGATATGCGTTCTTCCATGGATGAAGATGAAAGTCCATTCTACTTCTCTCCTGAAAG CCCTCTATCACGGCAGGATCTTGTAAGTTGGAAGATGGCCCTAGAGAAAAGATATCTCCCAAAAGCTGACAAGGAG GTCCTCTACCGAATTTCTGGTTTTATAGACGCTGATAAGATACATCCAGATGCATGTCCTGCACTTGTTGCTGACCTATCTGGAGAACAGGGTATTATTGCTCTTGCATTTG gtTACACCAGACTCTTCCAGCCGGATAAGCCAGTAACAAAAGCCCAGGCTGCTATTGCCCTTGCAACCGGAGAGTATTCTGACTCAGTGAGTGAGGAGCTTGCACGTATTGAAGCAGAATCTATAGCAGAAAATGCTGTGGATGCACATAATGCTTTAGTAGCTGAAGTTGAAAAGGATGTGAATGCAAATTTTGAGAAGGATCTTTCCTTGGAGAGGGAAAAAATTGATGCCGTGGAGAAAATGGCTGAAGAAGCAAGACGGGAATTGGAAAGGTTAAGGTCTAAGAGAGAGGAAGATAATATTGCCTTGATGAAGGAGCATGCAGCCGTTGAATCGGAAATGGAAGTTCTGTCCAAGTTAAGGCATGAGGTGGAGGAACAATTGCAGAGCCTAATGAGTAACAAAGTGGAGATATCCtatgaaaaagaaagaattagCAAACTTAGGATTGAAGCGGAAACCGAAAGCCAGGAGATTGCACGCCTACAGTATGATCTAGAGGTTGAACGGAAAGCCTTATCCATGGCCAG GGCTTGGGCAGAAGATGAGGCAAAAAGAGCAAGAGAACATGCTAAAGTACTTGAGGAGGCTAGAGATCGCTGGGAGAGGCAGGGAATCAAGGTAGTTGTTGACAACGACCTCCGAGAAGATGCCTTGGGTGAGGTTACATGGCTCGATGCTAGCAAGCAGTTCTCGGTTGAAGGAACTGTCAACAGAGGGGAGAATTTAATGGACAAGCTGAAGGCACTAGCAACAAATATAAAAGGAAAATCCCGAGATATAATTGATCAGATCATCCAAAAGATAGCCTTGCTCATATCCAATTTGAGGGCGTGGATCCTCAAGGCAGGAAAAGGGGCTGCAGAACTAAAAGACGCCGCCCTTTCAAAGGCCAGTAGATCTGCCCAAGAGCTGCAGCAAAGCACCTTGGAGTTTAGCTTGGCCGTCAAAGAAGGTGCCAAGCGTGTCGCAGAAGATTGTAGGGAAGGAGTGGGGAAACTCACTCAGAAGTTTAAGGCATGA
- the LOC126629286 gene encoding uncharacterized protein LOC126629286 isoform X2, producing the protein MATVTATCSPSSLQLRLAFNCGNCGKASSVLVRRRLGKLDRRARVLCVAQGNERSGAELEPRRNGGSWVWSNSNADGFKGWSGSDNGEESLDSQRKKWIGGTVGAGVAGVVLVAGLTFAALSLGKRKNSSPKQQMEQLTTQQERSLTYDDENHGSAEDVDDQSNVKNDASSSPEGRTGGLSVQDFKNTAGGTEANAINNASDKGDSPLESTSDDKSVEPETFTRKFDLSESDNGNDSFVASEIEGFDSSLAVGIGDLASELKGNLVSVEPTNLQASDSNLSTEPQDGIPGRSENHISTFESSSLSAIAHEHNVPVAVYVSLTSQSNTILEPQVSSEDNIGTVPLSSTQENLEMSKTLQVLAEGISSSLEKNTIIESELSRNKSQLPNAGNSFSSAGNGIPAPTVVSAALQVPPGKVLVPAVVDQVQGQAFAALQVLKVIEADVQPGDLCTRREYARWLVSASSALSRNSISKVYPSMYIENVTELAFDDITPEDPDFPSIQGLAEAGLISSKLSRKDMRSSMDEDESPFYFSPESPLSRQDLVSWKMALEKRYLPKADKEVLYRISGFIDADKIHPDACPALVADLSGEQGIIALAFGYTRLFQPDKPVTKAQAAIALATGEYSDSVSEELARIEAESIAENAVDAHNALVAEVEKDVNANFEKDLSLEREKIDAVEKMAEEARRELERLRSKREEDNIALMKEHAAVESEMEVLSKLRHEVEEQLQSLMSNKVEISYEKERISKLRIEAETESQEIARLQYDLEVERKALSMARAWAEDEAKRAREHAKVLEEARDRWERQGIKVVVDNDLREDALGEVTWLDASKQFSVEGTVNRGENLMDKLKALATNIKGKSRDIIDQIIQKIALLISNLRAWILKAGKGAAELKDAALSKASRSAQELQQSTLEFSLAVKEGAKRVAEDCREGVGKLTQKFKA; encoded by the exons ATGGCGACAGTCACTGCAACATGCTCTCCCAGCTCCCTCCAGCTTCGCTTAGCTTTCAATTGCGGCAATTGCGGTAAAGCCTCCTCCGTTCTCGTACGTAGGCGATTGGGGAAGCTGGATCGTCGGGCTCGAGTGCTCTGCGTTGCTCAGGGCAATGAGAGGTCCGGGGCTGAATTGGAGCCCCGTCGCAATGGGGGTTCGTGGGTCTGGTCGAATTCAAATGCTGACGGGTTTAAAGGGTGGTCCGGTTCAGATAATGGGGAAGAGTCATTGGACTCACAGAGGAAGAAATGGATTGGAG GAACTGTGGGAGCTGGAGTTGCCGGAGTCGTTCTTGTTGCGGGGCTTACTTTCGCAGCATTGTCTTTGGGAAAGCGAAAGAATTCGA GCCCAAAACAACAGATGGAGCAGTTAACAACGCAGCAGGAGCGATCATTGACATATGATGATGAAAATCATGGAAGTGCAGAAGATGTAGATGATCAAAGcaatgtgaagaatgatgctAGTAGTAGTCCGGAAGGAAGGACAG GGGGTTTGTCTGTGCAAGATTTTAAAAACACAGCCGGAGGTACTGAAGCCAATGCCATCAATAATGCTTCTGATAAAGGAGATTCACCACTTGAATCAACTTCCGATGACAAATCAGTTGAACCTGAAACATTCACAAGGAAATTTGATCTGTCTGAATCTGATAATGGCAATGATTCATTTGTTGCCTCTGAGATTGAGGGTTTTGACAGCAGCCTTGCTGTAGGTATAGGAGATTTGGCTTCTGAACTTAAAGGGAACCTAGTGAGTGTCGAACCAACTAACTTGCAAGCCTCTGATTCAAACCTTAGCACTGAACCCCAGGATGGAATACCCGGGAGAAGTGAAAATCATATTTCCACTTTTGAGTCTTCTTCTTTAAGTGCCATTGCACATGAACACAATGTACCTGTAGCTGTGTATGTTTCACTTACTTCACAGTCAAACACAATTTTAGAACCTCAGGTATCATCTGAAGATAACATAGGGACTGTACCCTTATCTTCAACCCAAGAAAACCTTGAAATGAGCAAAACACTGCAGGTTTTAGCTGAGGGAATTAGTTCATCCCTGGAAAAGAATACCATAATTGAAAGTGAGTTGTCTAGAAACAAGTCACAATTACCAAATGCTGGGAATTCCTTCTCTTCTGCTGGCAATGGCATACCTGCTCCAACTGTGGTTTCTGCAGCTCTACAGGTGCCACCTGGGAAGGTTTTGGTTCCTGCCGTTGTTGATCAGGTTCAGGGGCAGGCATTCGCAGCGCTGCAAGTGTTAAAG GTCATAGAGGCTGATGTTCAACCTGGTGATTTGTGTACACGACGTGAATATGCTCGTTGGTTGGTTTCTGCAAGTAGTGCTCTTTCAAG GAACTCAATCTCTAAAGTATATCCTTCtatgtatattgagaatgttACCGAGCTTGCATTTGATGATATTACACCTGAAGACCCtgattttccatccattcaag GTTTGGCTGAAGCTGGACTTATTTCTAGCAAGCTGTCAAGAAAGGATATGCGTTCTTCCATGGATGAAGATGAAAGTCCATTCTACTTCTCTCCTGAAAG CCCTCTATCACGGCAGGATCTTGTAAGTTGGAAGATGGCCCTAGAGAAAAGATATCTCCCAAAAGCTGACAAGGAG GTCCTCTACCGAATTTCTGGTTTTATAGACGCTGATAAGATACATCCAGATGCATGTCCTGCACTTGTTGCTGACCTATCTGGAGAACAGGGTATTATTGCTCTTGCATTTG gtTACACCAGACTCTTCCAGCCGGATAAGCCAGTAACAAAAGCCCAGGCTGCTATTGCCCTTGCAACCGGAGAGTATTCTGACTCAGTGAGTGAGGAGCTTGCACGTATTGAAGCAGAATCTATAGCAGAAAATGCTGTGGATGCACATAATGCTTTAGTAGCTGAAGTTGAAAAGGATGTGAATGCAAATTTTGAGAAGGATCTTTCCTTGGAGAGGGAAAAAATTGATGCCGTGGAGAAAATGGCTGAAGAAGCAAGACGGGAATTGGAAAGGTTAAGGTCTAAGAGAGAGGAAGATAATATTGCCTTGATGAAGGAGCATGCAGCCGTTGAATCGGAAATGGAAGTTCTGTCCAAGTTAAGGCATGAGGTGGAGGAACAATTGCAGAGCCTAATGAGTAACAAAGTGGAGATATCCtatgaaaaagaaagaattagCAAACTTAGGATTGAAGCGGAAACCGAAAGCCAGGAGATTGCACGCCTACAGTATGATCTAGAGGTTGAACGGAAAGCCTTATCCATGGCCAG GGCTTGGGCAGAAGATGAGGCAAAAAGAGCAAGAGAACATGCTAAAGTACTTGAGGAGGCTAGAGATCGCTGGGAGAGGCAGGGAATCAAGGTAGTTGTTGACAACGACCTCCGAGAAGATGCCTTGGGTGAGGTTACATGGCTCGATGCTAGCAAGCAGTTCTCGGTTGAAGGAACTGTCAACAGAGGGGAGAATTTAATGGACAAGCTGAAGGCACTAGCAACAAATATAAAAGGAAAATCCCGAGATATAATTGATCAGATCATCCAAAAGATAGCCTTGCTCATATCCAATTTGAGGGCGTGGATCCTCAAGGCAGGAAAAGGGGCTGCAGAACTAAAAGACGCCGCCCTTTCAAAGGCCAGTAGATCTGCCCAAGAGCTGCAGCAAAGCACCTTGGAGTTTAGCTTGGCCGTCAAAGAAGGTGCCAAGCGTGTCGCAGAAGATTGTAGGGAAGGAGTGGGGAAACTCACTCAGAAGTTTAAGGCATGA
- the LOC126629286 gene encoding uncharacterized protein LOC126629286 isoform X1: MATVTATCSPSSLQLRLAFNCGNCGKASSVLVRRRLGKLDRRARVLCVAQGNERSGAELEPRRNGGSWVWSNSNADGFKGWSGSDNGEESLDSQRKKWIGGTVGAGVAGVVLVAGLTFAALSLGKRKNSSPKQQMEQLTTQQERSLTYDDENHGSAEDVDDQSNVKNDASSSPEGRTGTNEDSSSSPEIDESSSEIRVDNDYDIGGLSVQDFKNTAGGTEANAINNASDKGDSPLESTSDDKSVEPETFTRKFDLSESDNGNDSFVASEIEGFDSSLAVGIGDLASELKGNLVSVEPTNLQASDSNLSTEPQDGIPGRSENHISTFESSSLSAIAHEHNVPVAVYVSLTSQSNTILEPQVSSEDNIGTVPLSSTQENLEMSKTLQVLAEGISSSLEKNTIIESELSRNKSQLPNAGNSFSSAGNGIPAPTVVSAALQVPPGKVLVPAVVDQVQGQAFAALQVLKVIEADVQPGDLCTRREYARWLVSASSALSRNSISKVYPSMYIENVTELAFDDITPEDPDFPSIQGLAEAGLISSKLSRKDMRSSMDEDESPFYFSPESPLSRQDLVSWKMALEKRYLPKADKEVLYRISGFIDADKIHPDACPALVADLSGEQGIIALAFGYTRLFQPDKPVTKAQAAIALATGEYSDSVSEELARIEAESIAENAVDAHNALVAEVEKDVNANFEKDLSLEREKIDAVEKMAEEARRELERLRSKREEDNIALMKEHAAVESEMEVLSKLRHEVEEQLQSLMSNKVEISYEKERISKLRIEAETESQEIARLQYDLEVERKALSMARAWAEDEAKRAREHAKVLEEARDRWERQGIKVVVDNDLREDALGEVTWLDASKQFSVEGTVNRGENLMDKLKALATNIKGKSRDIIDQIIQKIALLISNLRAWILKAGKGAAELKDAALSKASRSAQELQQSTLEFSLAVKEGAKRVAEDCREGVGKLTQKFKA, from the exons ATGGCGACAGTCACTGCAACATGCTCTCCCAGCTCCCTCCAGCTTCGCTTAGCTTTCAATTGCGGCAATTGCGGTAAAGCCTCCTCCGTTCTCGTACGTAGGCGATTGGGGAAGCTGGATCGTCGGGCTCGAGTGCTCTGCGTTGCTCAGGGCAATGAGAGGTCCGGGGCTGAATTGGAGCCCCGTCGCAATGGGGGTTCGTGGGTCTGGTCGAATTCAAATGCTGACGGGTTTAAAGGGTGGTCCGGTTCAGATAATGGGGAAGAGTCATTGGACTCACAGAGGAAGAAATGGATTGGAG GAACTGTGGGAGCTGGAGTTGCCGGAGTCGTTCTTGTTGCGGGGCTTACTTTCGCAGCATTGTCTTTGGGAAAGCGAAAGAATTCGA GCCCAAAACAACAGATGGAGCAGTTAACAACGCAGCAGGAGCGATCATTGACATATGATGATGAAAATCATGGAAGTGCAGAAGATGTAGATGATCAAAGcaatgtgaagaatgatgctAGTAGTAGTCCGGAAGGAAGGACAGGTACTAATGAGGATTCTTCTTCATCTCCAGAAATTGATGAGTCTTCCAGTGAAATTAGAGTTGATAATGATTATGATATAGGGGGTTTGTCTGTGCAAGATTTTAAAAACACAGCCGGAGGTACTGAAGCCAATGCCATCAATAATGCTTCTGATAAAGGAGATTCACCACTTGAATCAACTTCCGATGACAAATCAGTTGAACCTGAAACATTCACAAGGAAATTTGATCTGTCTGAATCTGATAATGGCAATGATTCATTTGTTGCCTCTGAGATTGAGGGTTTTGACAGCAGCCTTGCTGTAGGTATAGGAGATTTGGCTTCTGAACTTAAAGGGAACCTAGTGAGTGTCGAACCAACTAACTTGCAAGCCTCTGATTCAAACCTTAGCACTGAACCCCAGGATGGAATACCCGGGAGAAGTGAAAATCATATTTCCACTTTTGAGTCTTCTTCTTTAAGTGCCATTGCACATGAACACAATGTACCTGTAGCTGTGTATGTTTCACTTACTTCACAGTCAAACACAATTTTAGAACCTCAGGTATCATCTGAAGATAACATAGGGACTGTACCCTTATCTTCAACCCAAGAAAACCTTGAAATGAGCAAAACACTGCAGGTTTTAGCTGAGGGAATTAGTTCATCCCTGGAAAAGAATACCATAATTGAAAGTGAGTTGTCTAGAAACAAGTCACAATTACCAAATGCTGGGAATTCCTTCTCTTCTGCTGGCAATGGCATACCTGCTCCAACTGTGGTTTCTGCAGCTCTACAGGTGCCACCTGGGAAGGTTTTGGTTCCTGCCGTTGTTGATCAGGTTCAGGGGCAGGCATTCGCAGCGCTGCAAGTGTTAAAG GTCATAGAGGCTGATGTTCAACCTGGTGATTTGTGTACACGACGTGAATATGCTCGTTGGTTGGTTTCTGCAAGTAGTGCTCTTTCAAG GAACTCAATCTCTAAAGTATATCCTTCtatgtatattgagaatgttACCGAGCTTGCATTTGATGATATTACACCTGAAGACCCtgattttccatccattcaag GTTTGGCTGAAGCTGGACTTATTTCTAGCAAGCTGTCAAGAAAGGATATGCGTTCTTCCATGGATGAAGATGAAAGTCCATTCTACTTCTCTCCTGAAAG CCCTCTATCACGGCAGGATCTTGTAAGTTGGAAGATGGCCCTAGAGAAAAGATATCTCCCAAAAGCTGACAAGGAG GTCCTCTACCGAATTTCTGGTTTTATAGACGCTGATAAGATACATCCAGATGCATGTCCTGCACTTGTTGCTGACCTATCTGGAGAACAGGGTATTATTGCTCTTGCATTTG gtTACACCAGACTCTTCCAGCCGGATAAGCCAGTAACAAAAGCCCAGGCTGCTATTGCCCTTGCAACCGGAGAGTATTCTGACTCAGTGAGTGAGGAGCTTGCACGTATTGAAGCAGAATCTATAGCAGAAAATGCTGTGGATGCACATAATGCTTTAGTAGCTGAAGTTGAAAAGGATGTGAATGCAAATTTTGAGAAGGATCTTTCCTTGGAGAGGGAAAAAATTGATGCCGTGGAGAAAATGGCTGAAGAAGCAAGACGGGAATTGGAAAGGTTAAGGTCTAAGAGAGAGGAAGATAATATTGCCTTGATGAAGGAGCATGCAGCCGTTGAATCGGAAATGGAAGTTCTGTCCAAGTTAAGGCATGAGGTGGAGGAACAATTGCAGAGCCTAATGAGTAACAAAGTGGAGATATCCtatgaaaaagaaagaattagCAAACTTAGGATTGAAGCGGAAACCGAAAGCCAGGAGATTGCACGCCTACAGTATGATCTAGAGGTTGAACGGAAAGCCTTATCCATGGCCAG GGCTTGGGCAGAAGATGAGGCAAAAAGAGCAAGAGAACATGCTAAAGTACTTGAGGAGGCTAGAGATCGCTGGGAGAGGCAGGGAATCAAGGTAGTTGTTGACAACGACCTCCGAGAAGATGCCTTGGGTGAGGTTACATGGCTCGATGCTAGCAAGCAGTTCTCGGTTGAAGGAACTGTCAACAGAGGGGAGAATTTAATGGACAAGCTGAAGGCACTAGCAACAAATATAAAAGGAAAATCCCGAGATATAATTGATCAGATCATCCAAAAGATAGCCTTGCTCATATCCAATTTGAGGGCGTGGATCCTCAAGGCAGGAAAAGGGGCTGCAGAACTAAAAGACGCCGCCCTTTCAAAGGCCAGTAGATCTGCCCAAGAGCTGCAGCAAAGCACCTTGGAGTTTAGCTTGGCCGTCAAAGAAGGTGCCAAGCGTGTCGCAGAAGATTGTAGGGAAGGAGTGGGGAAACTCACTCAGAAGTTTAAGGCATGA